A segment of the Chitinivorax sp. PXF-14 genome:
GCGATCCTGTTGTGTTGCGCCGGTCTGCTTTATGCGCGGCGGTTCGTGCAACCAAGCCCTGTGTGCGGCAGATCACCAACGCGGTGCAAGGCGACGAGCGCCGGGTCAGGCATAGGCGTTGAAGCTCGAGCCGTTATCCGCGCCGCTATAGGCACGGATCGCGGGGTTGCTGTCACCATTCAACTCACGTGATTTGGCGGTCTGCTGCGAGCCCTGCGTCAGCAACTCGGCTCGTGCCTGCAGCTCCATCTGCGTGGCGTGTGCCGCAACCGAACGGTCCTGCGGCGATGGGTCGGCCGGGGCGAGCGCGGCAGCCCTGACCAGCTGCGCCTTGGTAATGGTCTCCTGTGGCGTTCTGCCTGGCGAGGCATCGATATTGACCTCGCCGCCAATCGCATAATTCTTGCCATCGGGCCCCCGCTGGTAGACGAAGCTCGGGCCGCCCTCAGCCAGCCCGCCACTGGCGGCGATGTGCGCCTGTTCGTGAGCGCGCACCGCGCTGTCGCGGGCTTTCAGTTGAGCGATATTGGTCTGGTCGACCTGCTGGCTGTCTTGCGATGAATTGCCGGCGCTGGCTTTGTCGGTGCCACCCTGGCCCTTGGCCTGATCGCCGGACGCGACCTGACCCTGGCCACGCGTCTGCGGCGTGGCGTAGGAAAGACCGGAGGAGGAGCTTACAGAATTCAGCATGATGGGCAGCCGTAAAGCGAGCCTTGCTATGAGTATAGGTGCTTGATTGAGAATGACAATGCTGGGTTTTTCAGGCTAAACAGGCGGTATGACATGAAATTATTTGAAGCAGCGCATATGTGTTTGCCCGCGGCCTCTCGCAAACGCTCATTCTGACCTTGTGCTCTGCTTCAAATAATCCGAAACTGAATTCGAGAAGCCTTCCCCAGTTCGCTTGCATAACGATTAGTAAATGCTAATGTACAGACATGAGGTGTGCTGACGCGGCCTTGTCCGCCAATTGAGCACCTTTTCTCCCGCACCTGTTATGGGAGTACAGACGATGCTGAAGTGTGGGTTGTGCCTAGTCCTGGCAGCGACGACGGCATGTTGGGCAGGCGGTCTCCGGGCTGCGGAGCCGCCTGCCATTCTTTTGGACCATCCCGATGCGCCGCCCGCCAAGGTGACCATCCCACTCAAGCTGCGTCTGGTTGACCCCAGCCTCATTCCGGCGATTCCCGCCGAACTGCAGAACCCACCTAGCTACCTGATTCCACCGCCGCCCAACCTGGCCGAGCAGGACCAGGAACGCGAGCTCAAGAAAGCCATGGGCAAGCGGCTCGAGCTCCAGTTCGGCGGCGAGAAGATGAAGGTCCGCATCCGCAAGCGCGGCATCTTCATCGAGATCCCCTGGAAATAGCCCACCGCAGCGGCATGCTAGCTCGCCAGCGGCGCGTTGGCGGAAGGCGCCTGCCATGCCGACATGAAGGCATGCAGGATGCGCTGCTCGGCGCTGAGGCGGCCGTTTATCGGCAGCGGCACCTGCAGCTGCAACTCCATGTGCTCGTGATCGGGCAGCTTGAGGCGCACGCGTGGCGCCACGCTCGGTACGTCGAGTGCGCGGTGGCGCTCGACGTGGGCTGCATGGTCGCTCACGTGCGACAGGTAGGGCGCGCATTCGGCCTCGCCTGCGGCCAGCAGCAGCGCCTCGGCGCGCTGCCAGTCGGCCCCCGTGGGCAGGGGGATCGTGATCAGCTGCAAGGTGTAGTCGCCGAACAGGGCGTCGTTGAATACAGGCTGGTTCAGCAGAAGGCTGTTCGGGATCGTGGCCAGCCGGCCGGCCGCCGTCGAGCCGCTGACCAGCAGCGTGGTGGACAGCAGGTTGCGGTCGACCACCTTGCCGCGCGTGCTGCCGATCTCGACCACATCGCCGATGTCGAACACGCGCGAGCTGGTGCGATAGATACCGCCGATCAGGCACAGGATCAGCTCCTTGGTGGCCAACACGATCGCCGCCGCGATGGCGACCAGCGACACGGCCAGCGTGCGGATCTCATGCCCCCAGATGAATACCAGCCCGAGCAGAAAGGTCAGCAGGATACTGTTGCGCAGCGTCACCTGCCAGCGCCGGCGGACTTCCGGCGGCAGATCCTGGCGCGCGACGATCATGCGCCTGACCACGAAGCGGGCAACGACCAGCAATAGCGCGAACAGGATCGTGCTGAACAGGTCCAGCAGCATCGTGCGTTCCTGGAACAGGGTGGAGAGTGGCGGCATGGCGGCTGTGGGCGCTTTCTGGTCCGTTGATGGCATGAACCCGGCGATTATGTCATCGGCTGGCGCGCACCGGCCAGTTGGAGTAACCTTCGGCCCTTTTCGCCTGCCGCCTCTTTTCGGGAATTCCTCTCATGCAACAACTGGTTATCGCAAGCAATAACGCGGGCAAGCTGCGCGAGTTCGGCGCACTGCTGGCGCCGCTCGGGTTCGACATCGTGCCGCAGGGCCAGCTGGGCGTGAGCGAGGCGGAAGAACCGCACTGCACCTTCGTCGAGAATGCGCTGGCCAAGGCGCGCCATGCGAGCCGCGTGACCGGCCTGCCGGCGCTGGCCGACGATTCCGGCATCTGCGTATCGGCGCTGGGCGGCGCGCCGGGCGTGTATTCGGCACGCTTCGCCGGCGAGCCGAAATCGGACTCGCGCAACAACGACAAGCTGCTGGCCGACCTGGCCGGGCAGGTCGACCGCCGTGCGCACTATGTGGCGGTGCTGGTGTTCGTGCGCCATGCCGACGACCCGCAGCCGCTGATCGCCGAGGGCGAGTGGCATGGCGAGGTGCTCGACGCGCCGCGCGGGGAGGGCGGTTTCGGTTATGACCCACTGTTCCTGGTGCCGGAAACCGGCAAGACGGTGGCCGAGCTCGACGCCGATATCAAGAACCGCATGAGCCATCGTGGCAAGGCCCTGGTCGAACTGGTGGCGAAGCTGCGCCGCCGCGATGGTGGTGCCGCATGAACCTGCACGTCCGCCTGGCGACACCCGCCGACCTCGACCGATTGGCGCTACTGTTCGACGCGTATCGCCAGTTCTACACGCTGCCGGCTGACCTCGCGCTGTCGCGTGCCTATCTCGGCGAACGCATGCGCAAGGCCGAATCGCTGCTGCTGGTGGCCGATGCGGGCGACGGGCTGGCCGGCTTCATCCAGATGTACCCGACCTTTTCCTCGCTCGCCGCCGACCGCATCTACACCCTCGAAGACCTGTTCGTCGATCCGGCCTATCGCGGCCACGGCGTCGGCCGCCAGCTGATGACTGCGGCGGCGGCAGCCGGGCGCGAGCGGGGCGCCGTGCAGCTGGTGCTGTCCACCGCCACCGACAATGCGACGGCGCAGGCACTGTACGAATCGCTGGGCTGGCAGCGCGACATACAGTTTTTTTACTACGCGCTGAATCTCGCGCCGCTCGGCTGAGTCTTACCCGCCATGCAGACGATTTCCCTTCCCGCCGGGCGCAGCCATTGGCAGCTGCAGGCGCTGCCACCACTGGCGCTGTACATCCACATGCCGTGGTGCGTGCGCAAGTGCCCGTATTGCGACTTCAATTCGCACGAGGCGAAGAACGGCTTCGACGAGAACGGCTATCTCGATGCGCTGGTGCGCGACCTGGAGCTGGCGCTGCCGTCGATCTGGGGCCGCCGCGTGGTCAGCATCTTCTTCGGCGGCGGCACGCCGAGCCTGTTCTCGGCCGCCGGGCTCGACCGGCTGCTGGCCGACATCCGCGCGCGCGTGGCGTTGAATGCCGATGCCGAGATCACGCTGGAGGCCAACCCCGGCACCTTCGAAGCCGACAAGTTCCGCGATTACCGTGCGGCCGGCATCAACCGCCTGTCGATCGGCATCCAGAGCTTCAACGCAGGTCACCTCAAGGCGCTCGGCCGCATCCACGACGAGCGCGAGGCGCAGCGCGCGATCGAGATTGCCCACCGGCATTTCGACAACTTCAATCTCGACCTGATGTACGCGCTGCCCGGGCAGACGCTGGCCGAGGCGCAGGCCGACATCCGCACCGCGATCGACGCCGGCTCCACGCATCTGTCGGCCTACCACCTGACGCTGGAGCCGAACACGCTGTTCTACCGCTACCCGCCCGCCTTGCCCGACGACGAGCTGTCGGCCGACATGCAGGAGATGGTCGAGGCGGAGCTTGCCTCTGCCGGCTTCGATCATTACGAGACCTCGGCGTTTGCGCGGCCCGGCCGGCGCTGCCAGCACAACCTCAACTACTGGCAGTTCGGCGATTATCTCGGCATCGGCGCCGGCGCACATTCCAAGCTGACCTTCCATGACCGCATCGTGCGCGAGATGCGCTACAAGCAGCCGACGCAGTATCTGCGCGAGATCGCCGCCGGCGCGCCGGTGCAGGAAAGCCGTCAGGTCGCGCTCGATGAGCTGCCTTTCGAGTTCATGATGAACCTGCTGCGGCTGACGGGCGGCTTCGAGAGCCAGCTGTTTACCGAGCGCACCGGCCTGCCCTTGGCTAGAATTGAGCGTGAGCTGAGCGAGGCGGAAGCGCGTGGCCTGCTCGAGCGCGACCATGTCGGCATCCGCCCGACACAGGCCGGCCAGCGTTTTCTCAACGATTTACTGCAACTGTTCCTCAACGGGGAACCGGACTGAACAAGGAGTCAGCATGAAGAAGGAAATCATCTCCACCGAGCGCGCCCCCAAGGCCATCGGCACCTACTCGCAGGCCGTCGTGGCCGGCGCCACCGTTTACATGTCGGGCCAGATCGGCCTCGATCCGGCCACCATGGAGATGGCCGAGGGCTTCGAAGCGCAGACCCACCAGGTATTCAAGAACCTGCGCGCCGTGTGCGAGGCCGCGGGCGGCACCACGCGTGACATCGTCAAGCTCAATGCCTACCTGACCGATCTGTCGAACTTCGCCAAGTTCAACGAGATCATGGGGCAGTATTTCCAGGAGCCTTACCCGGCGCGCGCTGCAGTCGGCGTTGCCAGCCTGCCGCGCGGCGGCGTGGTCGAGGCCGATGCGGTGATGGTGTTGAGCTGATCCGCTCGCCCATCAAGCGTGAGACGGCGGTCGACGATCGCCGTTTTTACTTTGCAAGATGCGCGCGGGCAGCCGCCCGCCAGCCAGTAGAAAGCATGAAGATGACAGACCAAGCCCCCGACAGATTCCGTTTCATGGGCACGCTCGAGGTCGGCAAGATTGCCGACGCCTACACCCAGGAAACCGATATCGCCTGCCCGTTCTGCGGCCGGCACCTGGTATTTTCGCCGCGCCAGGAAGGCCTGAGCCGCTCGGGTGACACCTGGCACGTGCAGAAGGCCTTCTTCGAATGCCGCAACGAGGATTGCGCGCGCTTCGACGAGGCGTTCGCGGTGGACGCGGTCAACCAGCACGCAGCCGCGACAGGTGCCAAGTTCCGCGGCTGAGCCGGCCCGCGCCCGATTTTGCCGCGCGTCGATACAGCGGTAAAATGCTATTTTTCCAGCCGCGCGAACGTGCGGCTGTGTTGTTTGTAAACCCGGAAGATGCGTATGTTGCGACTGACTGAAGTGAAACTCCCCCTTGACCATGCCGAGCCCGAGCTCAAGGCTGCCGTACTCAAGCGGCTTGGCGTGAAGGAGGGCGACCTGCTCGGCTTCAGCATCTTCCGGCGGGGCTACGACGCGCGCAAGAGGAGTGCGATCTCGCTGGTCTACAGCGTCGATGTCGAGCTGCGCAACGAGGCCGCGGTGCTCAAACGCCTGCGTGACGACCGCCACATCGGGCCCGCGCCCGACATGCGCTACCAGTTCGTGGCGCAGGCGCCGGCCGGCTTGAGCGAACGCCCCGTCATCATCGGCATGGGGCCGTGCGGCCTGTTTGCCGGCCTGATCCTGGCCCAGATGGGTTTCCGTCCCATCATCCTCGAGCGTGGCAAGGCCGTGCGCGAGCGCACCAAGGATACTTGGGGCCTGTGGCGCAAGTCGGTACTGAACCCCGAATCCAATGTGCAGTTCGGCGAGGGCGGCGCCGGCACCTTCTCCGACGGCAAGCTCTATAGCCAGATCAAGGACCCGAAATTCCACAGCCGCAAGGTGCTCGACGAGTTCGTCAAGGCTGGCGCGCCGGAGGAGATCCTCTACGTCAGCAAGCCGCATATCGGCACCTTCCGCCTCGTCGGCATGGTCGAGGAGATGCGAGCCGGTATCGAGGCGCTCGGCGGCGAGGTGCGCTTCCAGAGCAAGGTCGACGAGATCGAGATCGACAACGGCCAGGTGCGCGGCGTGGTGCTGGCCGGCGGCGAGCGCATCGCCACCTCGCACGTGGTGCTGGCGATCGGCCACAGCGCGCGCGATACCTTCCAGATGCTTTACGACAAGGGGGTGTATGTCGAGGCGAAGCCGTTCTCGGTCGGCTTCCGCATCGAGCACCCGCAGTCCCTGATCGACCGCGCGCGCTTCGGCGATTTTGCAGGCAACGCCATCCTTGGCGCGGCCGACTACAAGCTCGTCTACCACGCGAGCAACGGCCGCTCGGTATACAGCTTCTGCATGTGCCCGGGCGGGACGGTGGTGGCGGCCACGTCGGAACCGAACCGCGTCGTCACCAACGGCATGAGCCAGTATTCGCGCAACGAGCGCAACGCCAACAGCGGCATCGTCGTCGGCATCACCCCGGCCGATTTCCCGAGCGATCACCCGCTGGCCGGCATCGAGCTGCAGCGCGAGCTGGAGTCGCGCGCCTACGAGCTCGGTGGCGGCGGTTACCTGGCGCCGGGTCAGCTGGTCGGCGACTTCATCGCCAACCGGCCGTCGAGCGGTGTCGGCGAGGTCGAGCCATCCTACAAGCCCGGCGTGAAATTCGGCGATCTGAACCCGAGCCTGCCCGCCTATGCGATCGAGGCGATCCGCGAGGCGCTGCCGGCCTTCGACAAGCAGATCAAGGGCTATGCGATGCACGACGCGGTGCTTACCGGCGTCGAGACGCGCACCTCGTCGCCGATCCGCATCACGCGTAATCGCGACGACTACCAGAGCCTCAATACGCGCGGTCTGTTCCCGGCGGGCGAGGGGGCCGGCTACGCGGGCGGCATCCTGTCGGCCGCGGTCGATGGCATCGAGGTGGCCGAGGCCGTGGCGCTCAGCATGACGGGGCAGCCCGCCCCGCGTTGAGCGCAGCCTCGTCTGGGGGGCGGCTGGCTGCGTCGGGCCTGCCCGCCAGCGGCACCGGTGCGATCGTGCACCGGTACCGCCGTCACTTACAGCAGGATTTCGATGTCCTGCGTCGGGAAAGCCACGCAGGTGTGGACCCAGCCGAAATCGCGATCGGATTGACGCAGCTTGGCCTCGGGCGGGTTGAACACCTCGCCCGACAGCAGCTTGACCCGGCACAGGCTGCATTCGCCCGAGCGGCAGGCGTTCTCGGCGGCATAGCCGTTACGCTCCAGGCTGTTGAGCAGCGGCTCGCCGGCGCGCGCGCGGAAGCTGCCCTTGCCATGCACGGTGACCGTCACCTCGTGGTCCTGCCTCACATGCGCGGGCCACTGCGCCAGGCTGGCCGGGCACTTGGGCGCGCCGTTGGCCTCGACGCGGATGCGCCGGCGCTTGACGCCCAGCTGCGCCAGCTGGGCCAGGCAATTGTCGTTAAACGGTGTTGGGCCGCAGATGTAGTACATCCTGCCTGCCACATCGCCGACCAGGCGCTCGATCAGTTCCGCCGACAGATGCCCGGCCAGGCCGGTATAGCCGTCGGCGGGCCGTGAAACGATTTCGGTCAGCGTGAAGTTGTCGTGCGCTGCCGCGAGCTCGCGCAATTCCTGCTGGAAGATCACGTCGTCGGCGTAGCTGTTGCCGTAGATCACCTGAAAGCGCCACGGCAGGTGGCGATCGAGCATATCCAGGATCATGCTGCGCGCCGGCACGATGCCTGAGCCGCCGGCGAGAAAGACCAGCTCGCTGCCGTGAAACAGCGGGTTGTGGAAGAAGGTGCCCATGGGTCCGCTGCTCTCCAGCCGCTGGCCGACCGCGACGCGGTCGAGCAGGTAGTGGCTGACATAGCCATCCCGCGCGCGCTTGATAGTCAGGTCATAGTGGCTGCGCACCGACGGCGACGACGAGATCGCGTAGGGGCGCGCCGTCTGCACGCCGTCGATGTCCACGTACAGATTGACATACTGCCCCGCCTGGAACGGCGGCAGCTCGCCTGCGAGCGGCACCAGGCGGAGCGTGCGGGTGCTCGGCGTCTCGTCGATGATGTCGGCGATCGTGAGCGCGATGCGCGTGGGGTGCAGTTGCGCGAGTGTTGCGCCGACTGCGTGCCTGAGCTCGCTGAAATCGCTGCCGTGCTGCTCCAGCTGGTGCTTGTCGGCCATTGCCTCGGCATAGCCGGCCACGGCGTTGAGGAGGGTAGTGTCAGGCATGGGCCAATTCCTTCTGTAACAGATGTTTCAACACGGCGCGCGCAGTCGCTTCGCCCGACATATAGGCAGGCTGGAAGCCCCCCATGCCGACCCAGCTGCCGGCGTTGTAGAGGCCTGCCACCCCTTGCAGGCGATCGCGGAACAGTTCGGAATCGACGGTGTGCTGCTTGAAGCCGTAGATCGCGCCGTCCGGGCTGTTGAGGTAGCGCATCATGGTCAGCGGCGTGGCCACTTCGAGCTCCTCGATGTGCTCGCGCAGCCTGGGAAAGACGGCCTCGATCAGTTGCATCAGCAATTCGCCCTGCTCGTACTTGGTGCGCAGATAGTCCCCGGGCGGCAGCTTGCGCCACATCTCGCCGTATTGCAGCGCCACCAGCGAGATCAGGCTCTTGCCCGGTGGCACCAGCTTGGTATCGACGAAGTTGTAGCAGGTGGCCATGCCGAACAGCGGCTTGTCGAAGCTGCTCATGCGCTCGTGGATCGCATCGTTGTCGGTGGTGCTGCCGATGAAGGTCGAGGCGGTGGTGATGCCGACGGCTTCCGGCGGGCAATCGAGCCCGACGTACACGACCAGCGCCGAGGTGCCCATGCGCCGCGATTTGAAATCCTGCTGGATTTCCAGCGGCGGCGCGTCCCAGTCGAGCAGCTCGTTGTAGGTGACCAGCGGGCTGGCATTGGACAGCACCGCGTCGCAGCGGACGGTCTCGCCCGAGGCCAGCCGCACGCCGCTCACGCGCCGGCCTTCGGTGAGGATCTTCTCGGCGCCGCAGTTGAAGCGCACCTCGCCACCGGCACGCAGGAAGGCGTCGAGCAGGGCGCTGGACAGGGCCTGCGAGCCGCCGCGGATATTCCAGGGCTTGAAGGTGCAATAGGCGAACAGCATCGCCATCAGGTCGGCAAACGGCAGCTGGCTTGGCGGCACACCCAGATAGCACCAGTAGATGGCGATCGTGGAGATCAGCTTGTCATCGTCGAAGAACTCGTCCAGCACGTCCTGCGCCGGGCGCAGGCCGTAGGCGACATAGGTCGGGCAGGTCGCCTGCAGCATCGCGGCGTCGTTGGCGCGGCGGCACTGCGGCAGTTGCAGGAAGTTTTCCATGGTCAGCTTCGAGGCCATGTCGAAGAAGCGCTCGATGGCGTCGCTTTCCTGCGGGTAGTTGGCCTGCAGCTGCTTCATCATGCCCTTCCAGCTCGCCGGCAGCGTGGTGTCGAACAGGCCGGGGATCACCAGCCGGTACAGTTCGTGTTCCTGCACGAACTCGACCTTGTCGAGCACGCCCAGGTCGGCAAACAGCTGGCGCATGATGAAGGGCTGCGCCTCGGTGCCGAGGCCGCTCAGCTGGTGCAGCGCGACTTCGAATTCGTAATCGCCGCGTATGAACGAGGTGGCGCAGCCACCGGGAACATTGTGCCGCTCCAGCAGCAGGGTCTTGCAGCCGCTGCGCTGCAGCTTGGTGGCGGCGGTCAGCCCGGCATTGCCGGCACCGATCACCACCGCGTCAAAATGCGCCATCCGTGTCTCCTTATCTTGTCGATGTAAAGATTTGGTTGAAATAAGCCGCCATGGCCGTGCTCGGCATACCGTCGGTCAATGCGGGGCCGCAGTCGTCGCGGCTGCGAGCGGCTAATCTTGCCGATGCCAAGATTTAGCGTAGAGGGAAATCTTGTCGACGTCAACATGGTGCGCGGGTTGACGTCAGAGCGAGACCCGGGAGGGGGAAGAGGGGCGTTGTGCTGCTGCGGTGGCGGGCCCGCGTGGCCGGGCGCTTGCATGCTCCTCCCGGGCCAGTACGGTAATGTTTGATTGCCGACGAGTCGGCCAGGCACGGCCCGTGCAGCTTAGTAGGCGCGGGGGGCTCGAACCCGTGGCTCAGTCGAACAGCTTGCGCATCAGTTCCTGCAGGTCCTGCTGTGGCTGCGTGCTGTCGGTGTTGCGCAAGAGGCCGCTGGTGGCGAGTGTCGAGAAGCCGTGCACCAGGCTCCAGGCCTTGATCCAGCTCAGTTGCCCCGGTGCCGGGCCGTGCGTGGCCTCGAGCGCGTGAATGGCGTCGAACACCGGCTGGCGCGCCGCCTTGAAGGCGCTGACCAGCGCCGCATCCTGCCAGTCGATTCTGGGATCGCGGAACATCAGGTCGAACAGCGCCGGGTTGTCGAGCGCGAACTGGATATAGCCCATCCCCGCCACCTTGGCGCGGGCGGTGGGATCGGACGGCTCGTCGCTCAGCATCCGCTGCTGTACCTGCAGCATGCGCTGAAAGCCGATGCAGGCCAGTGCCGTCAACAGGCCCGCGATATTGCCGAAATGGTGGGTGGGCGCGGCGTGCGAGACGCCGGCCTGGCGCGCGCAGGCGCGCAGCGTCAGCGCCTCCGGCCCCTGTTCGCGCAGGATCTGCTCGGCGGCCGACAGCAAGGCATTGCGCAGATCGCCATGGTGATAACTGGATTCGCTCATATGTTGACAATGTAAAGCCAGCCCAACTACGATGGCAACTTTACGATGTCAAGATTTGTGGTGCCGCGTATCGATAGCGGCTGCCACTTTGGTCGCCGACGTGCTGCCATCGCATGGCGCCAGCCCGCCGCAGGTGGGCCATGCCATACCGGGCCCGGCTGCATGGTGGCCATCACACTCGCTCACGGGGAAAACTCAATGTCGGATGGCAAGCGTGCCGTCATCATCGGCGGCAGCATGGCGGGCCTGCTCGTGGCGGCGGCGGTCGCGCCCTTTTTCGAGCAGGTGCTGATTCTCGAACGTGACACCCGGCGTGAGGCGATCGTGCCGCGCAAGGGCGTGCCGCAAGGGGCGCATGTGCACGGTTTTCTGGCCGCGGGCCGCATCGCGCTGGAGCAATTGTTGCCCGGCATCGTCGACGACGTGGTGGCGCAGGGCGGTGCGGTCGGCGACATGCTGAAGGATGCGCTGTTCTATGTCGGCAAGCGCACGCGCTTCGTCAGCGGCGACAGCGGCATCGCTGGCCTGGTGGCGAGCCGGCCGTTGCTCGAACACGTGGTGGCCGGGCGGGTCGCCGCCATCGGCCAGGTCGAGCTGCGCCACGGGGTCAGCGTTGGCGGCCTTGTCTTCAGCGGCGACGGCAGGCGCGTCGTCGGCGTCAGCTACAGCGCGGATGGCGCTGCGCCGCAAACGCTCGACGCGGACCTGGTGATCGACGCCAGCGGCCGTGGCAGCCGCTCCCGCCAGTGGCTGCAGCAGGCGGGCTTTCCGCTGCCCATGCAGGATACGCTCACGGTCAACGTCACCTACAGCAGTTGCTGGTTCCGGCGGAGCGAGCCGCACGACGCCGGGGTGCGCGCGGTGTTCGTGGCGCCCGATGCCGCCAACCCCGTGCCGTCCGGCATGATGGAGCAGGAAGGGGAGCGCTGGATCGTCAGCTGCGGCAGCTATGGCGACAGCGCCGCGCCGGCGACGCTGGAGGCATTCCGCGACTATATCCGCCGCCACAGCGCGCCGGAGATCGACGCGGTCATCTCACAGGCCGAGGCCATCGGCGCCCCGCAACGCTTCAAATACCCGGCCAGCGTGCGCAACCGCTACGATAAGCTGTCGCGCTTTCCTGCGGGCTATCTCGTCACGGGCGATGCGCTGTGCAGCTTCAATCCTGTTTACGGCCAAGGCATGACCATCGCGGCGCAACAGGCCTTGGCGCTGCGCGACTGCCTGGCAGCCGGCGGCGAGCGGATCTGGCCTGCATTCTTCAGACGCGCCGCCAGGGTGGTGGCCGACCCGTGGGAATTCGCAATCGCCAGCGACCTTGCGCTGCCTTGCGTGGCGGCGAAGCGCCCGTTTGGCTTTGGCTTGATGCAACGCTATGTCGAGCGGGTCATGCACGCCGCCAGCCGCGATATGGCCGTGGCCCGTGCGGTGCTGCGCGTGGTGCACTTGCTGGACAGGCCGAGCGCCCTGCTCGCGCCAGCGGTGGTCTACCGGGCGCTGCGCGCGGGCCGGACCTGACGGTTGCGGGAGATAGGCTCGAATAAAGGCTGGGCGCGGCGATGGCGGCTGCCTCGCCCGGGCTGTCCTCTACGATCTGGATCACCCCGGCGCGCACCTGCCTGCCGTGCAACGCGAGGCCCAGCGCGGCCACCACGGCCGGCACCACGGCAGGCCGCCGGGCTTGATCGATTGTCGCTACCGGCGGGCGGTCACGAGGGGTTGAGCATGCAGATATCCTGCTCCTGCCGCTCGCTGATGAAGGCATAGGTGTTCTTGCCGTTGGTCTTGGCCTTGTACATCGCCAGGTCCATGGCCTTGTGCAGCTGTTCGGCATCGCTGCCGTCGATCGGGAACAGGGCAACCCCCACGCTGGCGCCGAGCGTCAGCGGTACGCCGCCGAATTCGACCGGCAGGTTCACGCGGTCGATGAAACGCCGCGCCAGCATGGCGACATCGTCCTGCTGCTCGGCCCGTTCGAGCAGCACCGCGAACTTGTCGCGGCCGATGCGTGCGATGGTGTCGGTCTTGCGCAGCGCCGCCAGCAGCCGTGCGCCGATCTGGCGCAGCACCAGCTCGCAGGCTTCCTCGCCATAGCGCTCGTTGACCTGGCGGAAGCCGTCCAGATCGATCAGCAGCGTGGCGACCTTGAACAGCTCGCGCTTGGCACGGTACAGCGCGTGGTTGAGCCGGTCGTCGAAGAGGAAGCGGTTGGGCAGGCCGGTGACCGGGTCCAGCCCGCCGTGGGCGCGGTCGGTGACCATCGCCACCGGCCGCCCCGAGAACGGCCGCACGCTGCGCAGCCAGCGCAACTTGGCGAGCAGCAGGCTCGGGTTCAGCTGGCGCGGCAGCACGTCGTCGACGCCGGCCTGCAGCGCGGCCTCGATCTGCCCATGCTGGGCGAAATCGACCAGCGCGATGACCAGCGGCGGCTGGCCCTGCATATTGTCGCGCAACGATCCGACCAGCTCGCTCAACAGCGATGCCTGCGGTGCCACCAGCACCAGATCGGGCGACGATGCCACCGTCAGCGCCACGGCACCGGCCGGGTCGGCCGTCTGCCTGACCTTGTCGCCGCGCCGCGCCAGCTCTGCGGCAAACGGGCCGGCAACGTCCTGTTCCGCGACGATCAGAATCGACAATCTGTCGTCGGCGAGCTTGGCGGTCATGGTG
Coding sequences within it:
- a CDS encoding FAD-binding oxidoreductase; the protein is MPDTTLLNAVAGYAEAMADKHQLEQHGSDFSELRHAVGATLAQLHPTRIALTIADIIDETPSTRTLRLVPLAGELPPFQAGQYVNLYVDIDGVQTARPYAISSSPSVRSHYDLTIKRARDGYVSHYLLDRVAVGQRLESSGPMGTFFHNPLFHGSELVFLAGGSGIVPARSMILDMLDRHLPWRFQVIYGNSYADDVIFQQELRELAAAHDNFTLTEIVSRPADGYTGLAGHLSAELIERLVGDVAGRMYYICGPTPFNDNCLAQLAQLGVKRRRIRVEANGAPKCPASLAQWPAHVRQDHEVTVTVHGKGSFRARAGEPLLNSLERNGYAAENACRSGECSLCRVKLLSGEVFNPPEAKLRQSDRDFGWVHTCVAFPTQDIEILL
- a CDS encoding phytoene desaturase family protein, producing MAHFDAVVIGAGNAGLTAATKLQRSGCKTLLLERHNVPGGCATSFIRGDYEFEVALHQLSGLGTEAQPFIMRQLFADLGVLDKVEFVQEHELYRLVIPGLFDTTLPASWKGMMKQLQANYPQESDAIERFFDMASKLTMENFLQLPQCRRANDAAMLQATCPTYVAYGLRPAQDVLDEFFDDDKLISTIAIYWCYLGVPPSQLPFADLMAMLFAYCTFKPWNIRGGSQALSSALLDAFLRAGGEVRFNCGAEKILTEGRRVSGVRLASGETVRCDAVLSNASPLVTYNELLDWDAPPLEIQQDFKSRRMGTSALVVYVGLDCPPEAVGITTASTFIGSTTDNDAIHERMSSFDKPLFGMATCYNFVDTKLVPPGKSLISLVALQYGEMWRKLPPGDYLRTKYEQGELLMQLIEAVFPRLREHIEELEVATPLTMMRYLNSPDGAIYGFKQHTVDSELFRDRLQGVAGLYNAGSWVGMGGFQPAYMSGEATARAVLKHLLQKELAHA
- a CDS encoding TetR/AcrR family transcriptional regulator gives rise to the protein MSESSYHHGDLRNALLSAAEQILREQGPEALTLRACARQAGVSHAAPTHHFGNIAGLLTALACIGFQRMLQVQQRMLSDEPSDPTARAKVAGMGYIQFALDNPALFDLMFRDPRIDWQDAALVSAFKAARQPVFDAIHALEATHGPAPGQLSWIKAWSLVHGFSTLATSGLLRNTDSTQPQQDLQELMRKLFD
- a CDS encoding FAD-dependent oxidoreductase, which codes for MSDGKRAVIIGGSMAGLLVAAAVAPFFEQVLILERDTRREAIVPRKGVPQGAHVHGFLAAGRIALEQLLPGIVDDVVAQGGAVGDMLKDALFYVGKRTRFVSGDSGIAGLVASRPLLEHVVAGRVAAIGQVELRHGVSVGGLVFSGDGRRVVGVSYSADGAAPQTLDADLVIDASGRGSRSRQWLQQAGFPLPMQDTLTVNVTYSSCWFRRSEPHDAGVRAVFVAPDAANPVPSGMMEQEGERWIVSCGSYGDSAAPATLEAFRDYIRRHSAPEIDAVISQAEAIGAPQRFKYPASVRNRYDKLSRFPAGYLVTGDALCSFNPVYGQGMTIAAQQALALRDCLAAGGERIWPAFFRRAARVVADPWEFAIASDLALPCVAAKRPFGFGLMQRYVERVMHAASRDMAVARAVLRVVHLLDRPSALLAPAVVYRALRAGRT
- a CDS encoding diguanylate cyclase; amino-acid sequence: MTAKLADDRLSILIVAEQDVAGPFAAELARRGDKVRQTADPAGAVALTVASSPDLVLVAPQASLLSELVGSLRDNMQGQPPLVIALVDFAQHGQIEAALQAGVDDVLPRQLNPSLLLAKLRWLRSVRPFSGRPVAMVTDRAHGGLDPVTGLPNRFLFDDRLNHALYRAKRELFKVATLLIDLDGFRQVNERYGEEACELVLRQIGARLLAALRKTDTIARIGRDKFAVLLERAEQQDDVAMLARRFIDRVNLPVEFGGVPLTLGASVGVALFPIDGSDAEQLHKAMDLAMYKAKTNGKNTYAFISERQEQDICMLNPS